Proteins from a genomic interval of Pogoniulus pusillus isolate bPogPus1 chromosome 42, bPogPus1.pri, whole genome shotgun sequence:
- the EGR3 gene encoding early growth response protein 3 isoform X2 — MDIGLANEKAGQELSSYSGTFQPAPGNKTVTYLGKFAFDSPSNWCQDNIISLMSAGILGVPPSSGALTSTQSSAGSMGPPQGEVDQMYPALPPYSSCSDLYPEPVSFHDPQSNPGLTYSPQDYQAAKPALDSNLFPMIPDYNLYHHPNDMGTITEHKPFQSLDPIRVNPPPITPLETIKAFKDKQIHPGFGGLPQPPLTLKPIRPRKYPNRPSKTPLHERPHACPAEGCDRRFSRSDELTRHLRIHTGHKPFQCRICMRSFSRSDHLTTHIRTHTGEKPFACEFCGRKFARSDERKRHAKIHLKQKEKKAEKGSAGQPPTATPANATATTSPPVALAPAVTTCA, encoded by the coding sequence ATGGACATTGGCTTAGCCAACGAAAAGGCCGGGCAGGAGCTGTCCTCTTACTCGGGGACTTTCCAGCCGGCTCCGGGCAACAAGACCGTCACCTACCTGGGGAAATTCGCCTTCGACTCGCCCTCCAACTGGTGCCAGGACAACATCATCAGCCTGATGAGCGCGGGCATCCTGGGGGTGCCGCCGTCTTCGGGCGCTCTCACCAGCACGCAGAGCTCGGCGGGCAGCATGGGCCCACCGCAGGGCGAGGTGGACCAGATGTACCCCGCGCTGCCGCCCTACTCCTCCTGCAGTGACCTCTACCCGGAGCCCGTCTCCTTCCACGACCCCCAGAGCAACCCTGGCCTCACCTACTCTCCCCAGGATTACCAGGCAGCCAAGCCCGCCCTGGACAGCAACCTCTTCCCCATGATCCCAGACTATAACCTTTACCACCACCCCAACGACATGGGCACCATCACGGAGCACAAACCCTTCCAGAGCCTGGACCCCATCCGTGTCAACCCTCCCCCCATCACCCCGCTGGAGACCATCAAGGCCTTCAAGGACAAACAGATCCACCCGGGTTTCGGGGgcctgccacagcctcccctcaccctCAAACCCATCCGACCCCGCAAGTACCCCAACCGGCCCAGCAAGACTCCCCTCCACGAGCGACCCCACGCCTGCCCCGCCGAGGGCTGCGACCGCCGCTTCTCCCGCTCCGACGAGCTCACCCGCCACCTGCGCATCCACACGGGCCACAAACCCTTCCAGTGTCGCATCTGCATGCGGAGCTTCAGCCGCAGCGACCACCTCACCACCCACATCCGCACCCACACCGGCGAGAAGCCCTTCGCCTGCGAGTTCTGCGGCCGCAAGTTCGCCCGCTCCGACGAGCGCAAGAGGCACGCCAAGATCCACCTCaaacagaaggagaagaaggccGAGAAGGGCTCGGCCGGGCAGCCCCCCACTGCCACCCCCGCCAACGCCACTGCCACCACCTCGCCCCCCGTCGCCCTCGCCCCCGCTGTCACCACGTGCGCTTGA
- the EGR3 gene encoding early growth response protein 3 isoform X1 encodes MTGKLLVEKLPGTMNTLMNQLPDNLYPEEIPNSLNIFSSSSDSVAHYNQMAADNVMDIGLANEKAGQELSSYSGTFQPAPGNKTVTYLGKFAFDSPSNWCQDNIISLMSAGILGVPPSSGALTSTQSSAGSMGPPQGEVDQMYPALPPYSSCSDLYPEPVSFHDPQSNPGLTYSPQDYQAAKPALDSNLFPMIPDYNLYHHPNDMGTITEHKPFQSLDPIRVNPPPITPLETIKAFKDKQIHPGFGGLPQPPLTLKPIRPRKYPNRPSKTPLHERPHACPAEGCDRRFSRSDELTRHLRIHTGHKPFQCRICMRSFSRSDHLTTHIRTHTGEKPFACEFCGRKFARSDERKRHAKIHLKQKEKKAEKGSAGQPPTATPANATATTSPPVALAPAVTTCA; translated from the exons ATGACAGGCAAACTACTGGTGGAGAAGCTGCCGGGGACCATGAACACTTTGATGAACCAATTGCCTGACAATCTGTACCCAGAGGAGATCCCCAACTCTTTGAAtatcttctccagcagcagcgaCTCGGTGGCTCACTACAACCAGATGGCTGCAg ATAATGTTATGGACATTGGCTTAGCCAACGAAAAGGCCGGGCAGGAGCTGTCCTCTTACTCGGGGACTTTCCAGCCGGCTCCGGGCAACAAGACCGTCACCTACCTGGGGAAATTCGCCTTCGACTCGCCCTCCAACTGGTGCCAGGACAACATCATCAGCCTGATGAGCGCGGGCATCCTGGGGGTGCCGCCGTCTTCGGGCGCTCTCACCAGCACGCAGAGCTCGGCGGGCAGCATGGGCCCACCGCAGGGCGAGGTGGACCAGATGTACCCCGCGCTGCCGCCCTACTCCTCCTGCAGTGACCTCTACCCGGAGCCCGTCTCCTTCCACGACCCCCAGAGCAACCCTGGCCTCACCTACTCTCCCCAGGATTACCAGGCAGCCAAGCCCGCCCTGGACAGCAACCTCTTCCCCATGATCCCAGACTATAACCTTTACCACCACCCCAACGACATGGGCACCATCACGGAGCACAAACCCTTCCAGAGCCTGGACCCCATCCGTGTCAACCCTCCCCCCATCACCCCGCTGGAGACCATCAAGGCCTTCAAGGACAAACAGATCCACCCGGGTTTCGGGGgcctgccacagcctcccctcaccctCAAACCCATCCGACCCCGCAAGTACCCCAACCGGCCCAGCAAGACTCCCCTCCACGAGCGACCCCACGCCTGCCCCGCCGAGGGCTGCGACCGCCGCTTCTCCCGCTCCGACGAGCTCACCCGCCACCTGCGCATCCACACGGGCCACAAACCCTTCCAGTGTCGCATCTGCATGCGGAGCTTCAGCCGCAGCGACCACCTCACCACCCACATCCGCACCCACACCGGCGAGAAGCCCTTCGCCTGCGAGTTCTGCGGCCGCAAGTTCGCCCGCTCCGACGAGCGCAAGAGGCACGCCAAGATCCACCTCaaacagaaggagaagaaggccGAGAAGGGCTCGGCCGGGCAGCCCCCCACTGCCACCCCCGCCAACGCCACTGCCACCACCTCGCCCCCCGTCGCCCTCGCCCCCGCTGTCACCACGTGCGCTTGA